The following are from one region of the Vicugna pacos chromosome 9, VicPac4, whole genome shotgun sequence genome:
- the LOC140698318 gene encoding LOW QUALITY PROTEIN: myomegalin-like (The sequence of the model RefSeq protein was modified relative to this genomic sequence to represent the inferred CDS: inserted 1 base in 1 codon), which produces MYVCASSAAAGDDTEDARTEFTDSIEEEAAHKSHQQLIKVALEKSLAAVETQKVSLPPPSPTGGDSNRALQEEMLHLRAEIHQHLEEKRKAEGELKELKAQIEEAGFSSVAHIRNTMLSLCLENAELKEQMGEAMSDGWEVEEDKEKGEVMVETVVAKGGLNENSLQAEFRKLQGKLKNAHSIISLLKEQLVLSSKEGNSASSPELLVHLATEIARMNAELVCSPGKHQCQEAESVTARPCPRPRSLDLGAALTVDALQLGNQPQARDPGPQSEISLPGYTKHLRSQLAQCRQRFQDLQEKLLISEATVFAQANQLEKYRVMFTGETLVKQDSKQVQVDLQDLGYETCGRSENEAEREESTSPECEEHDSLGETVLMEGLCSEQGPLGSTLASPPRRKPLESQLGKQEELQAYGKSEDISVLRKDIKDLKAQLQNANKVIQNLKSRVRSLSVTSDYSSSLERPRKLKALGTLQGSSPHSVTDEDEGWLSDGTGAFYPPGLQAKKDLESLIQRVSQLEAQLPKTGTEGKLAEELRSASWPGKYDSLIQDQARELSYLRQKIREGRGICYLLTQHSKDTVKSFEDLLRSNDIDYYLGQSFREQLAQGSQLTERLTSKLSTKDHKCEKEQAALEPLALRLSRELQEKEKVIEVLQAKLDARSLTPSSSRALSDSHRSPSSSSFLSDELEACSDMDIASEYTHYEEKKASPGHSDSIHHSSHSAVLSSKPSATSASQGVKAEPSSNPISLPAPQKPPQEASQAHPGLHFQSIPTLVSLPQAPLPSAPPSFLPFSSAGPPLLGCCETPVVSLAEAQQELQMLQKQLGESVNTLHLACPATLQSNHLEASSSQYLNRAGPHSPPRGTVDPSRIPEPGYLGSSGQWDMMRPQKGSISGDLSSGSSMYQLNSKPTGADLLEEHLGEIRNLRQRLEESICINDRLREQLEHRLSSTARGSGSTSNFYSPGLESTPQLYSENRVLREENRSLQAQLSHVSRERSQETECLREALLTSRSRLQELEMELEHQKVGRQQLLEDLKEKQQEILHFQEERLSLHEKDSKLQQKLALLQQQCEEKQQLFESLQSEVQIYEALYGSSRKGLKAYTWDACHQVPLSSDLSHLVAEIRALRGQLEQSIQVNNCLRVQLEQQLDGGASKAGLSPFFPVSPDPGSKQPLFQDSVASPPVRDVGMNSPAVVFPSSSSAAPGSETTTFNRTNELGSDASPGIKTPPKLEGDATDGSFANKHGRHVXGHIDDYSVLRQQIGEGRLLVKKIASLTRSACNLPGLEAPGTEAMGSKGIQELQSSTNALHHRLEEAASLLTVFWRAALPSSDGSALHGKSGESMKRELLELKTKLSKQESLLQSTAERLKTANQQKESMEQFIFSQLTRTHDVLKKARTNLEKNTYRIASVKPYSCPSKGKIPKGSAGLFSPVTLAFQEPCKKRSHQRSLKQQAGWACPTFAQLPVC; this is translated from the exons GAACACCATGCTGAGCCTTTGCCTTGAGAATGCAGAGCTGAAAGAGCAGATGGGAGAAGCAATGTCCGATGGATGGGAGGTCGAGGAAGACAAGGAGAAGGGCGAGGTGATGGTGGAAACCGTAGTTGCCAAAGGGGGTCTGAATGAGAACAGCCTTCAGGCTGAGTTCAGAAAGCTCCAGGGAAAACTGAAGAATGCTCACAGTATCATCAGCCTCCTCAAAGAACAGCTGGTGCTGAGCAGCAAGGAAGGGAATAGTGCAAGTAGTCCCGAGCTCCTCGTGCACCTGGCCACGGAGATCGCCAGAATGAACGCAGAGCTGGTTTGTTCTCCTGGAAAGCACCAATGCCAGGAAGCGGAGAGTGTGACTGCgaggccctgccccaggccccggAGCCTTGACCTTGGGGCTGCCCTCACAGTGGATGCCCTCCAA CTGGGTAACCAGCCCCAGGCCCGTGACCCTGGGCCTCAATCCGAAATTAGCCTCCCGGGATACACCAAGCACCTGCGCTCCCAGCTGGCACAATGCAGACAACGCTTTCAAGATCTCCAGGAGAAGCTACTGATATCAGAAGCCACTGTCTTTGCTCAGGCCAACCAGCTGGAGAAATACAGAGTCATGTTTA CAGGTGAAACCTTGGTGAAGCAGGACAGCAAGCAGGTGCAGGTGGACCTCCAGGATCTCGGCTACGAGACTTGTGGCCGAAGCGAGAATGAGGCTGAGCGGGAGGAAAGCACCAGTCCTG AATGTGAGGAGCACGACAGCCTCGGGGAGACAGTCCTAATGGAGGGGCTGTGCTCTGAGCAGGGACCCTTGGGCTCGACGCTGGCCAGCCCCCCCAGGAGGAAGCCTCTGGAGAGCCAGCTAGGGAAGCAGGAGGAGCTCCAGGCATACGGGAAATCAGAAGACATCTCTGTCCTACGTAAGGACATCAAAGATCTGAAAGCCCAGCTGCAGAACGCCAATAAGGTCATTCAGAACCTCAAGAGCCGGGTCCGGTCCCTGTCAGTCACAAGCGATTATTCATCTAGTCTGGAGAGACCCCGAAAGCTGAAGGCGCTTGGCACCCTCCAGGGATCTTCGCCTCACAGTGTCACTGATGAAGATGAGGGGTGGCTGTCTGATGGCACTGGGGCTTTCTATCCCCCAGGGCTTCAGGCTAAAAAAGATCTGGAGAGTCTGATCCAGCGGGTGTCCCAGCTGGAAGCCCAGCTCCCGAAAACTGGAACGGAAGGGAAGCTGGCCGAGGAGCTGAGATCAGCCTCGTGGCCTGG GAAATATGATTCCTTGATTCAGGATCAGGCCCGAGAACTATCCTACCTACGCCAGAAAATCCGAGAAGGGAGAGGTATCTGTTATCTTCTCACCCAGCATTCGAAAGATACAGTAAAATCTTTTGAGGACCTCCTAAGGAGCAATGACATTGACTACTACCTGGGGCAGAGCTTCCGGGAGCAACTGGCCCAGGGAAGCCAGCTGACAGAGAGGCTCACCAGCAAACTCAGCACCA AGGATCATAAATGTGAGAAAGAGCAAGCTGCACTTGAGCCACTGGCCCTGAG GCTCAGCAGGGAGCTAcaggagaaggagaaagtgaTTGAAGTCCTGCAGGCCAAGCTAGATGCCCGGTCCCTAACGCCCTCCAGCAGCCGCGCCTTGTCTGACTCCCACCGCTCTCCCAGCAGCTCCTCCTTCCTGTCTGATGAGCTGGAAGCTTGCTCTGACATGGACATAGCCAGCGAGTATACACACTATGAAGAGAAGAAAGCTTCACCTGGTCACTCAG ATTCCATCCATCATTCAAGTCATTCTGCTGTACTGTCTTCTAAACCATCAGCAACCAGTGCATCTCAGGGGGTTAAGGCCGAACCCAGCAGCAATCCCATCAGCTTGCCAGCTCCCCAGAAACCCCCCCAGGAGGCCAGCCAGGCCCATCCAG GCCTTCATTTTCAATCCATACCCACGCTGGTTAGCCTTCCCCAGGCACCACTGCCCTCAGCTCCACCCAGCTTCCTGCCTTTCAGCTCTGCTGGCCCTCCCCTCCTTGGCTGCTGTGAGACACCCGTGGTCTCCTTGGCCGAggctcagcaggagctgcagatgCTGCAGAAGCAGTTGGGAGAAA GTGTCAACACTCTTCATCTTGCTTGCCCAGCCACACTGCAGAGCAACCATCTAGAAGCCAGCTCTTCCCAATACCTCAACCGTGCCGGGCCCCACTCTCCTCCAAGGGGCACCGTAGACCCGAGCAGAATCCCGGAGCCTGGGTACCTGGGCAGTAGTGGCCAGTGGGACATGATGAGGCCTCAGAAAGGGAGCATATCTGGGGATCTATCCTCAGGATCATCCATGTACCAGCTTAACTCCAAACCCACAG GGGCTGACCTGCTGGAGGAGCATCTGGGTGAAATCCGGAACCTGCGCCAGCGCCTGGAGGAGTCCATCTGCATTAATGACCGCCTGAGGGAGCAGCTGGAACACAGGCTCAGCTCCACTGCCCGCGGAAGCG GATCCACCTCTAACTTCTACAGTCCAGGCCTGGAGTCCACACCTCAGCTCTACAGTGAGAACAGAGTCCTTAGGGAGGAAAACCGAAGCCTTCAGGCTCAGCTGAGTCATGTTTCCAGAG AGCGCTCCCAGGAAACAGAATGCCTGAGGGAGGCTCTGCTGACCTCTCGATCTCGGCTTCAAGAGCTGGAAATGGAGCTGGAGCACCAAAAGGTGGGACGGCAGCAGCTTTTGGAAGACTTGAAGGAGAAGCAGCAGGAAATCTTGCATTTCCAGGAGGAACGACTGTCTCTCCATGAGAAAGACTCCAA GCTGCAGCAGAAGCTGGCCCTCTTGCAGCAACAGTGTGAAGAGAAACAGCAGCTCTTCGAGTCCCTCCAGTCGGAGGTACAGATCTACGAGGCACTTTATGGCAGTTCCAGGAAGGGGCTGAAAG CTTACACTTGGGATGCTTGTCACCAAGTCCCTTTGAGCAGTGACTTGAGCCACCTGGTGGCAGAGATCCGAGCTTTGAGAGGGCAGCTGGAGCAGAGCATTCAGGTGAACAACTGTCTGCGAGTGCAGCTCGAGCAGCAGTTGGATGGAGGTGCCAGCAAAGCCGGCCTCAGCCCCTTCTTCCCTGTCAGCCCTGACCCTGGAAGCAAGCAGCCGCTCTTCCAAG ATTCAGTTGCCTCCCCTCCAGTTCGGGACGTGGGCATGAATTCTCCAGCTGTGGTCTTCCCCAGCTCTTCTTCCGCTGCTCCTGGCTCTGAGACCACAACTTTTAATAGGACAAATG AGCTGGGTTCGGATGCTTCTCCTGGAATAAAGACCCCTCCCAAGTTGGAGGGTGATGCTACTGACGGCTCCTTTGCCAATAAGCATGGCCGCCACG ATGGCCACATTGATGACTACAGCGTCCTAAGACAGCAGATCGGGGAGGGCAGACTGCTGGTCAAGAAGATAGCATCTCTCACGAGATCAGCCTGCAACCTCCCTGGCCTTGAAGCTCCGGGCACAGAG GCGATGGGCAGCAAAGGCATCCAGGAGCTTCAGAGCAGCACCAATGCCCTGCATCACcggctggaggaggcagcctcCCTCCTCACCGTGTTCTGGCGAGCAGCCTTGCCAAGCTCCGATGGTTCTGCACTGCATGGAAAGTCG GGAGAGTCCATGAAAAGGGAGCTTCTAGAGCTGAAAACCAAACTATCCAAACAGGAGAGTCTCCTTCAGAGCACGGCAGAGCGTCTGAAGACTGCCAACCAGCAGAAGGAGAGCATGGAGCAGTTCATCTTCAGCCAGT TGACCCGGACACACGATGTTTTGAAGAAGGCAAGGACTAATTTGGAG AAGAACACTTACAGGATTGCCTCTGTAAAGCCTTATTCCTGTCCCAGCAAAG GTAAAATCCCTAAGGGCAGTGCCGGGCTCTTCAGTCCTGTGACGCTTGCCTTCCAGGAGCCATGCAAGAAGCGAAGCCACCAGAGGTCCTTAAAACAGCAGGCAGGATGGGCCTGCCCCACTTTTGCACAGCTCCCTGTCTGCTGA